From Thalassospiraceae bacterium LMO-JJ14:
GGATTATTCATCGGCGCTGCGGATGCTCAGGGGCGGGAACGACGTCTGGCAACCCGAAGTGCTGCGTTGTTCGGCGCATACCGGCGAAGGCATTCCCGAGGTATGGGCACGTATGGAGGCCTACAGGGATGCTGTGCGCTCGGCAGGCCTTGTCGATGAAAGACGCGCCGAGCAGGCGGCGAGTTGGATGTGGGACGAGGTGACCTCGACCCTTCTGTCAGAGGTTCGCAAGAAAGGCGGGCTTGGCGAAAAGCTGGAGGCCGATGTCCGTTCAGGCAAGCGCACCCCGGCGGACGCCGCCGGGGAAATCCTCAAACAGTTTGATCTGGGGGATTTTTAATTTGTCCATTCTTGGACCGTATCCTTTCCGGCCCTTGACGGCATCGGTCCTGTCGGGCAGAAAACGAGCAACGGATTACGCCGCATTCAGAGCTTGTACAGGAATTTAGGAGATTGAAATGCGCCGCTTTGTTGGCATTGCCGCACTCGCGCTCTTCACCATTTTTGCCATGACAGACATTACCAAAGCCGCCGACCCGGAAAACACCCTGTATCTTGAGCTCAAGACCGGTCGCGTGGTGATCGAGATGCGCCCTGACGTCGCGCCCAAGCACGTCAAGCGGATCAAGGAACTGGTGCGCGAGAAATTCTACGACGGATTGACCTTTCATCGCGTCATCGACGGTTTCATGGCCCAGACCGGCGATCCGAAAGGGAACGGCACCGGCGGATCGGGTCAGAACATTCCGGCCGAGTTTTCGGATCTTGAGCGTTTCTATCGCGGCACCGTCGGCATGGCCCGCTCGCAGAATCCGAACAGCGGCGACAGCCAGTTCTTCATCATGTTCGATAAAGCCCCGTTCCTCGATGGTCAGTATACCATCTGGGGCGAAGTGATCGACGGCATGGAATATGTCGACGCCATCAAAAAGGGTGATGACGCCCGCAACGGCACAGTCGAAGATCCCGACAAGATCATCTCCATGCGGGTCGCCGCCGACGTAAAGTAAGCTCGGAATTACGTCTGCCGCTTAGCGCGACAACTCCCGCATCGCCCCTTCGAGGCCATCCAACGACAGCGGGAACATGCGCTCTTCCAACAACTGACGCACCATGCCGACCGACTGTGTGTGTTCCCACCAGTCTCGCTTGATCGGGTTGAGCCACACCGTCTTCGGATACA
This genomic window contains:
- a CDS encoding peptidylprolyl isomerase codes for the protein MTDITKAADPENTLYLELKTGRVVIEMRPDVAPKHVKRIKELVREKFYDGLTFHRVIDGFMAQTGDPKGNGTGGSGQNIPAEFSDLERFYRGTVGMARSQNPNSGDSQFFIMFDKAPFLDGQYTIWGEVIDGMEYVDAIKKGDDARNGTVEDPDKIISMRVAADVK